Proteins from a genomic interval of Plasmodium reichenowi strain SY57 chromosome 11, whole genome shotgun sequence:
- a CDS encoding inner membrane complex protein 1b, putative, whose product MSHYNPEQINFVNNHRNNVKEGYFYKNNLLKEHINKMESSKNCIMVPLINKPSHSENNFSKNNIDENINEEKSKYQFEYQNKIIQVPELKYVDKIVYDPVIIKKVKYVPKDVIKYNIIKKPVIKNIITEKKVDILQVKEKISFKEEEIVEDVYNYVDKDLNTKWNESQYDNEMYKDLTKKKNYIGQNHLLPNNINKMGHINDCTYKHINNNITNLLEPFGPQIDVEENKIIENVFVPNVEKVIEVNKKIDIPINLPVPYIVPKPKIIDVDVPVFKFNDKYVPVPVSKKIIPKITWTDKIYQVDCLIEKPYLVYHNIIKMVPTDSKITVREYPKGIKKINPEELYEVDNLALWMRVNADLKQEHDQMKNEKYETNKKKGKGETEELDDNILSDHTCECSESYETYGKLSNGEFNSSNEETTIKSSNENILDTLPLHPGHPLEFIHLQNKWISQDTTNIPDMYDQKYLDAHRNAVFNLTTQMPREAEVEAKQLLYIQKKLQQEETL is encoded by the coding sequence ATGTCTCATTATAATCCAgaacaaataaattttgTTAATAACCATAGGAATAATGTTAAGGAAggatatttttataaaaataatttattaaaagaacatattaataaaatggaAAGTTCTAAAAATTGTATTATGGTGCCTTTAATAAATAAGCCTTCTCATAgtgaaaataatttttcaaagaataatatagatgaaaatataaatgaagaaaaatcaaaataCCAATTTGaatatcaaaataaaataatacaagttccagaattaaaatatgtagACAAAATTGTATATGATCCagtaattataaaaaaggtAAAATATGTTCCTAAAGACgttataaaatataatatcataaaGAAACctgtaataaaaaacataataacTGAAAAAAAAGTGGATATTCTTCAAgtaaaggaaaaaataagttttaaagaagaagaaattGTAGAAGATGTGTATAATTATGTTGATAAAGATTTAAACACAAAGTGGAATGAATCACAATATGATAATGAAATGTATAAAgatttaacaaaaaaaaaaaattatataggacaaaatcatttattaccaaataatataaataaaatgggACATATTAATGATTGTacatataaacatataaataataatattacaaattTACTAGAACCTTTCGGACCTCAAATCGATgttgaagaaaataaaataatcGAAAATGTATTCGTACCGAATGTAGAAAAAGTAATAGAAgtaaataagaaaattgATATACCAATAAATTTACCAGTACCATATATTGTACCGAAACCTAAAATTATTGACGTGGATGTTCCGgtttttaaatttaatgaTAAGTATGTACCTGTTCCTGtaagtaaaaaaataataccCAAAATTACCTGGACAGATAAAATTTATCAAGTCGACTGTTTAATAGAGAAACCATATTTAGTATACCacaatataattaaaatggTACCTACAGATTCCAAAATCACTGTTCGAGAATATCCAAAgggaataaaaaaaataaatccAGAAGAATTATATGAAGTAGATAATTTGGCATTATGGATGAGAGTTAATGCCGACTTAAAACAAGAACATGAtcaaatgaaaaatgaaaaatatgaaacaaataagaaaaaaggaaaaggaGAAACAGAAGAACtagatgataatatattatctgACCATACATGTGAATGTTCAGAATCATATGAAACTTATGGAAAATTATCAAATGGAGAATTTAATTCATCAAATGAAGAAACAACAATCAAATCGTCTAATGAAAACATATTGGATACATTACCATTACATCCTGGACATCCTTTAgaatttattcatttacAAAACAAATGGATAAGTCAAGACACTACAAATATTCCTGATATGTATGATCAAAAATATCTAGATGCTCACAGAAATGCTGTATTTAATTTAACTACACAAATGCCTAGAGAAGCAGAAGTAGAAGCCAAACaacttttatatattcaaaaaaaattgcAGCAAGAGGAAACATTATAA
- a CDS encoding hypothetical protein (conserved Plasmodium protein, unknown function) — MNKIIFFILNRKKYLYKISGNNFCTNKIVDNIGMKRFYNSTGKEYVLKNKDIHRKKKRNLWLKKINLSELPHKKYGNKLGSVAKKLYMNGLYQNLDRNMERYNKDKYYNDENNVSVESNGLMSSIQSQISSVDNNNTILCNNLELIEDNQNAWNIICNELKCHLPFLQPYSITVTLNYLSKINYDEYDIFKFIANNIDERWLKNFNIKDLSLLLLSYSRLYIKYDSFINRISRELIYKISYASVDDLSKIAYSYTKMKIYDYEVFLHLCNEIKYKIKNEKDDKVVCEPLWGNLKESMEGNNIPVINTVENEKKNINKNINDNNNNKKKNNKLNNFSCEDKPLDLKSYEDVPIGIGEYGNTQKFNDNNKTSNYKKKKKESYHTDYISKEENGVAIDYNVDHINVKEKENKKHSSLCLFLYCIGKMKHRDNKLLGIIAEYLKLQYLNNIDISNMCYTFSLYNYYYTNDFYKSFCLKSMGIINDIEPLQRVIILTYMLKNPMLDMMHIYVMYLKNIINEMSKNKIYKENLFLNLCINSISCDTFLNFLYELLYSKKKNFSKEEDQKYMTYIIDNAFIIINLILTYIDFFIKNKNKNISSRDIAKIFNILIKIYNIKNDTLNISKYNNMKPFQDIINCLNVQIENTLNIIINDINKIHIFDLTNIKKNLLNFKYNNNQYDEQVKTILNSLRLLVK, encoded by the coding sequence atgaacaaaataatattttttatattaaatcGTAAGAAATATCTTTATAAGATTTCGGgaaataatttttgtaCAAACAAAATTGTAGACAATATTGGAATGAAAAGATTTTATAATAGCACAGGGAAAgaatatgtattaaaaaataaggatattcatagaaaaaagaaaaggaacCTATGgttgaaaaaaattaatttaagTGAATTAccacataaaaaatatggaaataAATTAGGATCAGTTgcaaaaaaattatatatgaatggTTTGTATCAAAATCTTGATAGAAATATGGAAAGATATAATAAggataaatattataatgatgaaaataatgttTCTGTGGAGAGTAATGGTCTTATGTCAAGTATACAAAGCCAAATATCTTCAgttgataataataatacaattttatgtaataatttaGAATTGATTGAGGATAACCAAAATGCTtggaatattatatgtaatgaATTAAAATGTCATTTACCATTTTTACAACCATATAGCATAACAGTGACATTGAATTATTTgtcaaaaataaattatgatgaatatgatatatttaaatttatagctaataatattgatgaGAGATGGTTAAAGAActttaatattaaagatttatcattattattattatcttatTCAAGattgtatataaaatacgATTCATTCATAAATCGTATAAGTAGAGAattgatatataaaataagttATGCATCAGTAGATGACTTATCAAAAATAGCATATTCATATAccaaaatgaaaatatatgattatgaggtttttcttcatttatgtaatgaaataaaatataaaataaaaaatgaaaaagatgATAAGGTTGTTTGTGAACCACTTTGGGgaaatttaaaagaaagCATGGAAGGTAATAATATTCCTGTTATAAATACAgtagaaaatgaaaaaaaaaatataaataaaaatattaatgataataataataataagaagaaGAATAACAAACTAAATAATTTCAGTTGTGAAGATAAACCATTGGATTTAAAATCTTATGAAGATGTTCCTATAGGAATAGGAGAATATGGAAATACTCAAAAatttaatgataataataaaacgagtaactataaaaaaaaaaaaaaagaatcTTATCATACTGATTATATAAgtaaagaagaaaatggAGTAGCTATAGATTATAATGTGGatcatataaatgttaaggaaaaagaaaataaaaaacattCTAGTTTGtgtttgtttttatattgtattGGTAAAATGAAACATCGTGATAATAAATTACTAGGTATAATTGctgaatatttaaaattacAATATCTTAATAATATCGATATAAGTAACATGTGTTAtacattttctttatataattattattatacaaatgatttttataaaagtttttgtttaaaaagtatgggaataataaatgatattGAACCATTACAAAGGGTTATCATTTTAACGTATATGCTAAAAAACCCCATGTTAGATATGatgcatatatatgttatgtatcttaaaaatataataaatgaaatgagtaagaataaaatatacaaagAAAACCTATTTCtaaatttatgtataaatagTATATCATGTGATACATTTTTAAACTTCTTGTATGAATTGTTATAttcgaaaaaaaaaaatttttctAAGGAAGAAGATCAGAAATATAtgacatatataatagataatgctttcataataataaatcttATACTAACTTATATAGacttttttataaagaataaaaataaaaatatatcctCTAGAGATATTGctaaaatttttaatattctaataaaaatatataatatcaaaaatgacacattaaatatatctaaatataataatatgaaacCGTTCCAAGACATTATAAATTGTCTAAATGTTCAAATTGAGAATACATTaaacattataataaatgatataaataaaattcatatatttgacttaacaaatataaaaaagaactTGTTAAactttaaatataataataaccaATATGATGAACAAGTTAAAACAATATTAAATTCTTTACGTTTATTGGTAAAGTGA